The window AAGCGAGAATACGCGTATGCCAACGAGGTGCTAAATCGGGCGCGTGAATTCAGGTCCgtgatggaagaggcagTTGCGCGTGGCATCGAACTACAGCTTTCGGCGTTTTGGGATATTGCACCGCCGCTTTGCGGTCTTTTGGATACTATCCCGATGGATCTGGAAGATTTTGGTGTTCAAATCCCGGCTTCAGAGTACGAGGAGAACCCGGCGTATCACGATCACCCGCTGCAGTACCTTTACAGCCTGCTGCTCCATGCCGAGAAGAGTACCTATCAGTTCATCGAGGCGCACACAAACCAGCTGTGTCTTCTTCATgaggtcaaggaggctgTTGTGAATGCCAAAGCTAGGGTACTTGCGACGCAGCTTGCCGAAGCAGACGGCACACCGATCCGACCTGAGGACCGAGAGCTGCGGGCGAAGCAGATGCGAGAGGTGGAGAATCGCCGGCTGACGGAGGAtctcaaagaaaaagtaCGGGTTGTACAGGACCAGTGGAACAGCTCACTGGGAACAGCCATGGCGGCAGTGAAGCAGCGGGCTGGCGAATGGCTGCTGCAGACGGGAGGATGGGACGAGTCCCTAGAAGATAACGGAGTTGGCGTGGTGTGAGCGTGCACTTAACTGATTTTTCATtatttttcatcttttttcaCCCCCTTTTTCCATTCAGCTCATTCGTTTTTACTTTCAACGGCACTTTTTAACGACGATTTCAACGATGATGcaaagagatgaaaaaaaaaagagaagaagagcttttCACGACATCTGATTATTGGCAAGCGAAGAGTTGGAATTGGCACACACATGCTTTGTGCCTGATTTTTGATACCCCATCGAGGAATTTTATACCTGGCCTAGAGCTTTGGCATTTTCGGATATTTCATTGtatataagtaaatatatatatacatataccaGGTAGATATGTATGGCCGAACATGGCGCGTGTATACATATAAAAAACATGAGTGGATATTTGATGTGGATATATCGTAGAGTTTCTTCATTTCGTGAAGTTGGTAGTTAGTAAAGCAGCCGTTGTTGCATGTCCCTCGTCCCATTCTAGTAGGGGACGGTGCGTGGTGCCGGGCCTGGATGAGATAATTCCTGAcactctctccctctcatTCCTCTCAGTGCTGTGCAGGCCCTGTGTTGCTGTGTCCCAGTTGGTGTAGTGGTATCTCCTCCCTTTTGTTGTATGTGTACATGTGCGCCATCGTTGTGGCGCACCGAATCGAAGCTCACAGAGTTTCCTTTCCGTGGCTATATTCCCCGCTTGAGCGCTCGTTTCCGTCGAGGCGCCAAATTGTTCCAGTGTAGCCGCGCATTGCTACACGGCATTCCGGCTTCTCCAACGTGTCCCATCTCTTCCCGCGCCGTTTCGCAGGATACGTATTCATATAAATAGAGTCGTGAGAGGTCACACGACAGCATCCCACCCAAAAAAATCAGGtataaaaaagacaagagTCGAATAGTAGTAGAacacaaaataaaaaagaagaagaggaagaagaaaaaaacaaatttcatcttcccccttcctcttcccaacAGAGCCCGCGCTCActgcgtcttcttcttctgcaccGAGGGAAGATCCATGCCGACTCTCCGGGCGGTTAAGCGGATGCGCTCGTCCTGGTCCATCTCCATGCCCGGGTTGTAGCGCTCGATGAGGGTGACGTACATGCGCTGGGCGCGGAGGTAGGCGATGAGCTGCTGGGCGAGCTGGGCCTGGTGCTCTAAAGAGTGTGAGGAGggcgcagaagaagagggagaggagggagagggagagtcGACGAAGGAGGAGCGGATGCGTCGGTGGAGAGGAGTTCgcggagaggagaggatgggGCGGGGCGGGAGCTCGCGGAGGAGGGAGCGGTAAATGGCGCGGAGGTtggcgggggaggaggcCATTGCGGGAGTTTGGTGAGTTTTCGTATATAAGGGTTAGAGGGGGAAtaagggagaggaagagagggtggtggtgatgggaagctggagaaggttCCGAGGCTATTACTAGGTAGTTAGCACGGGTTAGTTAGCATGTTGCAATTCTCCCATCTGATGTGATTAgatgggatttttttttggctcGGAAAATTGGGTGGCCGGAGCGCcgggggaggaagaggagcccCGCCATGAGGGAGCTCGTTAGCGGGAGCAAGGCGGCGGGACATCGGAGGCGGTAGCGGGGTAATTATTAGAGTAGCAGCGAGTTTGGCAGTTAATGGCAGCGATATCACGGGCCGTCGGTCGGGGAGTTGAAATTGATCTTTACAATATTATACAGCTTCAATTACTGGGGATTAATATACATTCAACTGCTGTTTAAACATCATTCCTCGTCAAATCTCTAAACAAAACACGCACGGAGAGACATCCTTTATATAGCTCACAACAAGGCTTGCCCGTCGTCTGACTGCGGGCTGAatgtcctcctcgtcatctccaCATAAGTCAGCCTCCAGTCCATCGCCggtctcatcttcttcctctccgtCCTTAAAGCTTCgattcttcctcttcctggcCCTTCCCGCCATaatcctcatcctcgccctcctctccccctccacAGGCGCCACAACGGCTTCTCTATCGCTCTCCATCGCCCGCCTCGTCCACCAACCCGGACAACAGCTATCCtccctcctccgccaaaCTCGattcttctccctctccaccaCAGCCGCAACCATGCGTTTGGACAAGTACGAAAAGGAGCTGCAGATCGCCCAGCTCGCCGTCCAGCGCGCCTCCATCCTCACCAAGCGTGTCTTCcacgaaaaggcaaagggaaCCGTTGACAAGAACGACAAGTCTCCCGTCACAATCGGTGACTTTGGCGCACAGGcgctcatcatcgccgcgCTGCAGCACAATTTTCCGGacgatgccattgtcgccgaggaggagTCTGCGAAGCTGAAGGAGGATGCTAACTTGAGGACCACTATTTGGGACTTGGTCAAGGATACCAAGCTggacgatgctgctgccgaagAGCTGCTTGGCGGACCTATCAAGGATGTCGATGCCATGGTTGAGCTTATCGACAAGGGAAACAGCCCCGGTGGCTCTCAAGGACGCATCTGGGCCATTGATCCTATCGACGGTACAAAGGGCTTCCTCCGTGGAGGCCAGTATGCAGTTTGTCTCGCCCTCATGGTCGATGGTGACGTCAAAGTCGGTGCCCTGGGATGCCCCAACCTCCCCATCGACAACGATGCCCGCCTCACTGCCGGCATTGGTGAGAACCAGACCGACGAGGGTCACGGCGTGCTCTTCTCCGCTGTCCAAGGCCACGGCGCCACGAGCCGCCCACTCGCGACAGTCAGTCTCGACGTTGAGGCCGGCACGCCCATTTCTATGCGCGCCATTGATGATTTGACAAAGGCCAACTTTTGCGAGAGCGTCGAAGCTGGACACTCATCTCACGGAGACCAAGCTGCCATCTCACAGAAGCTGGGAATCACCGCGCAGAGCGTTCGCATGGACAGCCAGGCCAAGTACGGCTCCATTGCCCGCGGCGCAGGCGACATCTACTTGCGCCTCCCCGTGAGCGCGACGTACCAGGAGAAGATCTGGGACCACGCTGCTGGCGATCTCATTGTGAGGGAATCAGGCGGCCAGGTTACGGATATTCATGGCAAGAGGCTGGACTTTAGCATTGGGCGGACGCTCGCTGGTAACAAGGGTGTTGTCGCGGCGCCATTGGCGGTGCATGGAAAGGTGTTGGAAGCGGTGCAGGAGGTTTTGAGTGCCAAGTTGTAAGACGTCTGCATAAGCGGTGATTGATAaatgaagaataaaaataCCATCTTGAAGGACTACAAAATTTTATATCTACCGCATGTTTAAATCTTGAATGATGATTGCGAATATACAGATATGGTaatatataggtatatatataagtgtgtgtgtgtctaAATACCTCGCGAAAGAGGCTCTTTTTTCAACTGATGATAATACAAGTCTGTCAAACACCCATACCAAAAGACCACATATTGTACATTTGTCGTTTCTCCCCCCACACTCCTTTTTATTCGCAGCCGtcacatcatcattgacCTTAGGCCATTTCCCCTCTTTCCCCTCTCTCATGTCATAGTCATATCGTTTAtttaatcttcttctgcttcaacTTGATCGTCTGGTCATTGATAAACACACCCTTGCCCTTGTACGGCTCCGGCGGCCTCCACTTGCGCACCACGCCGGCGAAGCTCATGAGCACCTCGCGGTCCGGGCCTTCGAGCAGGATGCGCGTCAGCGACGGCGTCGTGACGGTGACGCCCTTGGGGATGCCGACCTCGACGGGGTGCGTGAAGCCGAGCTTGAGGCAGAGGAACTTTTGGCCGGGGTACTCCTCCTTGGCGCCGCGCTGCTCGACGCTGGCGCGGTAgccgacgccgacgaggCGGATGATGGCTGTGTGGCCTTCGGAGACGCCTGTGATGTGGTTGCTGAGGTAGGACCATGATGTGCCTGTATGGTTTCAAAATGTCGGGCTCGAGGTTAGCAGTGTTCGAGACTACTCTCTCCagcaaagggaaaggggATGCAAAATGATAACGTACCCCACATCTCTTTCTGCTCCTTCGCATTCGGATCCCTTACGCTCAGCGTCGCagtcttgtcttcttcgcTCTGTACCAGGTCCACAAACTCGGGCACATCGAGATTTAATGTTCCTATGCCACACACACTCGTCAGTCCAACACACTCCTTGAAAACCACGAAACCAAAAGTCCTCAATGAAGAACAAGCCTTCCAATAAGTGTAACAGAAATATACTGCCAacaggaaaacaaaaactacACACCCAAAGGTCCCTTGACGGTAATCGTCTTCCTCACAACAGGCTTATACGACGTCGCCGACCTCAACGTCTTGGGCTCGCCCATCAAAACCTCAACACCCGGAGGAATCGACAGCGGCGTCCTCCCCAGCTTCGATCCCCGGGCATGTGTCGTCGAAAACGGTCGTCGTGCGGAATGCCATGtgctggaggcggcggtCGATGATGCCGGGAGGAGGGACGAGAGCGGGCACGGCGAGGCTGCCGCCGCGGACAAGGCCTGGCTGAGAGCCTTGCCGCGACGGGGAGCGAGAAGTGCGGCCATTTGGGCTTTGGGGAAGCTGGGCCGGGAAGGGTTGGCGCAATTCAATGGCTGGCGGTTTgttcgtttcttttttcgagGTGGGTTGGTTTGGTGATGGCGTCTGGAATGGGTTGAAGTTTTTGCTGAGTCAGCATATAGAGTGCGCATGTTGGGTCATGCGCACTGTACCCTTGGTGATGTATTTGCAAGGTGCGATTCAATTCTTCTTAAAAAGTCCAATTCTTAATCACTTTTAGTGCAACTTTTGCATTAAGAGACAATGAAAATAGCTTATTTATTCTGTTTTAGATATCATTATTAGAGCATGGGGCTTTTAACCACAGTCATTAGTCTCAAAGTACGTCAGGTCCAGCCaagctacatgtagattTCTTGTGTTGTCTTTGGTGTTAGTCGATCCAGTGCAACGGTGCGTTCCCTAGCTGTCAACAAATTAATAGGTTGTAGGTAGTCAAAAACAGGTTTGTCTGTCTCTAATAAACCAAGTCTAGTTAGTTCATAGCTGGGAAGTGGTATACTGGCTGTATTCTTGATCTGTGGGAAGAGCTGGGCTATTATTTTCTGCCTACAAGCATCATTCCGAGTCAAGACATATGGCGAGAATCTTTGCCTCTGATAGTATAGTACACATGCAACAAAGCGGAATTATATTTCGATATGTTTAGTAGATATCATATATTCCCTTGCTCACTATGTGATAACGTCTTGCTTGTCAGCTGTGCTCGTGTAGCCCCCCATGTAGGCAGCGGTGCATTTAGGCGGCTATCATGCATGCACGTCAATGGATCAGAGCTATATCCGTCTTAGTTGCTGCGATATCACAGCTGAGCATCTTTGATATCTACCTAACAGAAAGAAGGCATTTCTACACACGGCACTGcaaatataaaacttatCGGATCCTTACTTCCTTGTTGCGTTTTGTTAGACCAAACATCTAAACAGAGCAGAGATTTAGCCCACCATGCGATATTCAGAGTATGTTAAatctgtctcttctctcgtaTCTGTTCTGACAAGAGTATAGGGGAACTATAGTGGAAGTTAATTTGGACGACGACGAACCTTCCTACGGTACTATCGTTGCCATTCATGTGACTAATCCCTAGACTTTTCTGGTGGAAACAGTAATGAGGCTTACTACTATTCAAGGATGGATACTACGTTGTCGCAGTCAACAAAATGAAAACGCTAGGTGCCGACTTAATCGTGGAACTCACCGAGTCGGAAGTAAAGAAGGTGGATGAAGATCCAGAGGCTAGGCGAGAGTTGGAGTACCTTCAGAGTTTGCGGAACCAATAAAAAGAGTAATATATACATGCCGTTATAAAGCTCAGTACAAATTGTATTATGGCAGACTCGCTGGTATCTAGACTTAATGTTACAATCTAGTGTAACTAACTATGTCTTGTATATTAGTATGAAACATCTCTCTCTAAGCGATACActtacatatatatatatataatattaaaaagttCCTTGATTTAAACTCCTCAATATGCAACTTCAAGTCTTCGCCGCCCCTACGCTGTTATCTGGGTTTGTTCCAGATAACTTCCTCTTTTCCACTTCCCAAAACTTCCTATACTTTTCTACAGCTCCTCGCCCATATTCTCTTTGAACGTCAGCCAACCAATCCTCATCTATCTCGTCCCGCCAGTGAGAGTCCGGCCTTGCACCATTCTCAAGCAATATCTTGACAATATTCCAGTAGCCCATGATAATGGCAGCGTTTAATGCACTCCCGTACTTACCGCCTCGTACATTGACATGAGCCCCCTTCTCGATTAAAAGCTTGATCGATTCAGCTTGGCCAGACCATGCCGCTGCCTGTAGCGCAGAGCCATACTCTCCGCCTTGCGCATTTACATCAATATCCGGACAAATACCAAGAAGTAAAGCCACTGTTCTATCCTTTTCATAGACATCGGAAAGGTTCGTTGGAGCTGCACATATACAATACAGCGGAGAGCCCAACTCTCCCACCGCAAGATGAATGTCGGCGCCATGTTCGATGAGGAACCGAATCCTGCTCGGCTTTGTGTCTTTGTCATCGAATCGCATGTTTCGAAACGCGTAGTGCAAGGCAGTTCCACCACGCTCATCTACCTGGTTAATATCTGCGCCTAATTCTAGAActcgcagcagcaaggagttgtctttgctcttgtttgACGAAGCGACCCCGTGTAGAACAGACCCGGAGGAAACCCCAGGAACATCGATATGTGCGCCGTGATCGAGCAGAAGATGAACCATTTCATCGTCATTACGCCAAAAAGAGCAAGCAGTAAGAAGCGCAGTTCCGATCCTGCCCCCAATCTTGCGGACTGGTGCGTTCACATCTACACCATTGTCGAGAAGAAACCGCACGACTTCGGTATGCCCCCAGTGGCAGGCAGACTGAAGTGCAGATCCATATCCACCACCTTGCAAATTTACATCTGCGCCGCTATCAAGGAGGAGACGAACTAGCTTGATATTCCCAGCTGCACAGGCTGCTTGGAATGCGGTTCCAAACAGTTTGTTCTTGGCTGTGGCATTGACATCAGCGCCAtggtcaagcagcagctgaaccATTttgacatctccatcttttccctccttgGGTCTTGTGAAACAAGCAGCGTGGAGCGCAGTTGTAAACGCACCGCCTTCGACATGGACATCTGCTCCCCAGGCCAGAAGTAACGGCACAAGGTCAGAGTTCCCATAGTGACAGGCTGTTTGCAGAGCGTTGTCGTATGGCCCTCCTTGGGCATTCACGTCGGCGCCGTTTTTCAGGAGTAGTTCTACCATGTTGTGCCAGCACATGCCATCGTTGCCTTTAGATGCACAAGCATTGTTCAATGCGTTGCCATGCTCTGACCCTTGAGCCGCGATGTCGACGCCGAGAGCGATGAGGAGCTTCGCGACCTTGATACAagcgtcttcatctctgctAGAATAAGAGTAGCAAACTGCCTGCATTGCTGTTCCATGATCTCCTCCTTGGACGTTGGGATTTGCGCCTAAGCCGTGTAGATACTCGATTCGTGACTGATCGATATCCAGGGCCGCACAAGCTATGTGCAATGAGTTGCCCCAACGGCTCCCCAAAGCGTTGATGTCGGCCCCTTTACCCAGAAGCAGCTCAAATGCTTTCCAATTTCCTCTGAACACTGCTTTACAGAGTGCCCCTTCCTTGGTGATGTCAGGGCTATTATCGAGCAGGAACTGTAAGCATTCCAATATTGAGGCCTCGTCTCTAGATGATCCCGCTACTTTTTCGAGCGTGTATTCGTCAATCTCGGTTCCGCCACGGACAAGCAGCTCTATGATATCAAAGTGacttccagcagctgcagagtTCAAGGCCCATTTGCGTACATCGGTGCCATCAAGAGCCGCAGCCATGACTTCATTCTCAACAAAGTATCGCACAATTTCTATATGGCCACCCAAGGCAGCTTGTGTCAGAGGATTTCGACGTGTCGCGTTTTCCAAGTCGATGCTAGCACCTTTATCAACAAGAAGGCGGACAGTTTCCAAGTTTCCTGCCGAGCTTGCATTCAACAAGGCTATATCCAAGTCCCATTGAGTAACGTACTCGTGCATGTCGAGCCCCTCCGAGATTAGCATCTCAGTGAGCTGAGTTGCGCCCAAATAAGCAGTGTAAATCAGGGGATTCGTCCACGCATCAGTACTGAGAAACGGACAACTAGTAAGCGAGTCAATCATGCTGAATAGACTCGGACTGCGCATAGCCAGGGCAAGATTCGCGGCTTGGGCAGTCTCCAGAGGCCATGCTGAGCGAGGGACCATTTCGAGGTGCAGAGGCCAGTTTCGAGCGGCATAGGTCTTTAATTTTGAGACATTTTGCTCTTCGTTTTCATAAGTGTTTAGGGGTATGCCTTGGGGGTTGCActcgagatgatggatcAAGTTGGAGTGAGCAATGTGTAGATGAGCGTCCGTCTCTGTAAACGAAAAAGCTGATGCAGGACCATGTCTAATTCTGCTGGAAGTCAGATACTCTTTGATGGAAGGTTCAGCTAGCCAAACATGATGCTCATCGACAACAGCCAAGCCAGATAAGCATTTTAGAACACTATTTGTAGAAACCAGCCGGTCTGCTTCGTCAAGAGGAGCACTCTTGATTGTGTGTTGAGCGAGAATTTCGGTGAAAAGGTCGATAGTAAGGCGTTCGAAGGAGAAAGTGAGCCATTTGAGCGAGTTTATAACCCGGTATTGGAGATTTTTGTCGATTTGCAATAATATTCCGTCAAAAGCTGCATATAGACTACGGGATAGTTCCTCCGGGGCCCTGTAGATTGTAGTGTCGTTGGGATTATCAGTTGCCGTTTCCGTCATCGTGACCATTCATTCAATGTAATCGACTGTAGTGTTTTTAGTAAAATTGAGTTGATTTCGTTGTCAAGTTCGCAGGACTTAAAGTATGATGAGAATATAGGCTTATCTGACATTACGTCGGTACCTAAACTTTTCATATCTACcctgtatatatatatgggttcttctttttaGCTTACCTAGCAGTAAAGCAGCCCTGATCTTCGGAGAGCCTTGTATCGTACAACTTGCAGTGCTATTGGATGGATGCATTTTCTAATCATTTAGCTTGAGCTCTGTTGATTCCGGTAGAGTGTGGAGACGAGGCAGACATGACCTGTCGATCATTCATGGGGTAGGTATTGAGCGTCGTTGGTGTTGTAGGGTGAGATTTTGTACGACTGACCCTGGGGGAAATTTACAGAGTGAGTGTAGACACTCAAGCAATTAATTACATCTCGGGGATCAACAAGCATCACACGTAGTTACAATAAAGAGGCACACATGCACAAACTGGGACTGGCCATCAAAATGTGTTACAGTACCGTAATCGTACTCTTCTTATTTTCATTAGGTTTGCAAACACTTGCCATCTGACCGAATGTCATATCGCGCGTGGATATCAAAATGGTCGTCCAATCATCTAAACAGACCCCCGCAAGGCAAGTCCTACAGCGTTAATCAAGGGTAACACGGGAATAGTGCAACCCCCAAGAATTTAaagtgaaaaagaaagataaAAAGCCCGCTCGCTCATTTGCTAGGAAGCCTTTACTCCTCATCGTGCTCAACAggagcctcctcctcgtactcctcctcgtcaataCCGGCCTCCTGGTATTGCTGGTACTCAGACACCAAGTCGTTCATGTTGGACTCGGCCTCAGTGAactccatctcgtccataCCCTCACCAGTGTACCAGTGCAAGAAAGCCTTGCGACGGAACATGGCGCTGAACTGCTCGCCGACACGCTTGAACAGCTCCTGGATGGAGGTGGAGTTACCAATAAAGGTAGACGACATCTTCAGGCCACGGGGAGGGATGGCGCAAAGGGCAGTCTGGATGTTGTTGGGGATCCACTCAACGAAGTAGGTGGAGTTCTTGTTCTGAACGTTTCGCATCTGGtcctcaacctccttcaTGGCGACCTTGCCACGGCTAGACATTCTCT of the Trichoderma breve strain T069 chromosome 4, whole genome shotgun sequence genome contains:
- a CDS encoding ankyrin repeats (3 copies) domain-containing protein gives rise to the protein MTETATDNPNDTTIYRAPEELSRSLYAAFDGILLQIDKNLQYRVINSLKWLTFSFERLTIDLFTEILAQHTIKSAPLDEADRLVSTNSVLKCLSGLAVVDEHHVWLAEPSIKEYLTSSRIRHGPASAFSFTETDAHLHIAHSNLIHHLECNPQGIPLNTYENEEQNVSKLKTYAARNWPLHLEMVPRSAWPLETAQAANLALAMRSPSLFSMIDSLTSCPFLSTDAWTNPLIYTAYLGATQLTEMLISEGLDMHEYVTQWDLDIALLNASSAGNLETVRLLVDKGASIDLENATRRNPLTQAALGGHIEIVRYFVENEVMAAALDGTDVRKWALNSAAAGSHFDIIELLVRGGTEIDEYTLEKVAGSSRDEASILECLQFLLDNSPDITKEGALCKAVFRGNWKAFELLLGKGADINALGSRWGNSLHIACAALDIDQSRIEYLHGLGANPNVQGGDHGTAMQAVCYSYSSRDEDACIKVAKLLIALGVDIAAQGSEHGNALNNACASKGNDGMCWHNMVELLLKNGADVNAQGGPYDNALQTACHYGNSDLVPLLLAWGADVHVEGGAFTTALHAACFTRPKEGKDGDVKMVQLLLDHGADVNATAKNKLFGTAFQAACAAGNIKLVRLLLDSGADVNLQGGGYGSALQSACHWGHTEVVRFLLDNGVDVNAPVRKIGGRIGTALLTACSFWRNDDEMVHLLLDHGAHIDVPGVSSGSVLHGVASSNKSKDNSLLLRVLELGADINQVDERGGTALHYAFRNMRFDDKDTKPSRIRFLIEHGADIHLAVGELGSPLYCICAAPTNLSDVYEKDRTVALLLGICPDIDVNAQGGEYGSALQAAAWSGQAESIKLLIEKGAHVNVRGGKYGSALNAAIIMGYWNIVKILLENGARPDSHWRDEIDEDWLADVQREYGRGAVEKYRKFWEVEKRKLSGTNPDNSVGAAKT
- a CDS encoding inositol monophosphatase family domain-containing protein; this translates as MRLDKYEKELQIAQLAVQRASILTKRVFHEKAKGTVDKNDKSPVTIGDFGAQALIIAALQHNFPDDAIVAEEESAKLKEDANLRTTIWDLVKDTKLDDAAAEELLGGPIKDVDAMVELIDKGNSPGGSQGRIWAIDPIDGTKGFLRGGQYAVCLALMVDGDVKVGALGCPNLPIDNDARLTAGIGENQTDEGHGVLFSAVQGHGATSRPLATVSLDVEAGTPISMRAIDDLTKANFCESVEAGHSSHGDQAAISQKLGITAQSVRMDSQAKYGSIARGAGDIYLRLPVSATYQEKIWDHAAGDLIVRESGGQVTDIHGKRLDFSIGRTLAGNKGVVAAPLAVHGKVLEAVQEVLSAKL
- a CDS encoding ribosomal protein l6 domain-containing protein translates to MAALLAPRRGKALSQALSAAAASPCPLSSLLPASSTAASSTWHSARRPFSTTHARGSKLGRTPLSIPPGVEVLMGEPKTLRSATSYKPVVRKTITVKGPLGTLNLDVPEFVDLVQSEEDKTATLSVRDPNAKEQKEMWGTSWSYLSNHITGVSEGHTAIIRLVGVGYRASVEQRGAKEEYPGQKFLCLKLGFTHPVEVGIPKGVTVTTPSLTRILLEGPDREVLMSFAGVVRKWRPPEPYKGKGVFINDQTIKLKQKKIK